The Mesorhizobium sp. NBSH29 genome has a segment encoding these proteins:
- a CDS encoding NAD(P)/FAD-dependent oxidoreductase, protein MSLGTALTEPLDVAIIGGGIIGIATAAYLAEVGCNVTVIDRTGICEETSSGNAGALAFSDILPLSHKGLIKSAPKWLLDPLGPLSIPPAYLPSLMPWLYRFWRAGNPRGLESSLSAQATLMAHAERSWDGLVARAGVQGMVRSDGSLEFYESENELQAAALGWAARDRFGIPYRHLKRDEIEHYQPGLSPRFVAATFVPGWKTVSDPRDFGRALWAYAEARGAQFIKGRVETLGADAAGTIVALADGRTLVANHLVLAAGAWSHRLAAQLGEKFPLETERGYNTTLPVEAFDVRRQLIFSGHGFVITPLATGLRVGGAVEFGGLERKPNFARSRAMLEKAKRFLPGLETSGGREWMGFRPSLPDSLPVIGRAKYHSNIVYAFGHGHLGLTQAAATGSLVCDLLIGQKSAIDIAPFSPQRF, encoded by the coding sequence TTGTCTCTCGGGACCGCATTAACAGAACCGCTCGATGTCGCCATTATCGGCGGCGGCATCATTGGCATTGCCACCGCGGCGTATCTCGCAGAAGTTGGCTGTAACGTTACGGTGATCGATCGCACCGGCATCTGCGAGGAAACAAGTTCCGGCAACGCCGGTGCACTCGCATTTTCGGACATTTTGCCGTTGTCCCACAAGGGCTTGATAAAGAGCGCGCCGAAATGGCTGCTTGATCCGCTTGGACCGCTATCCATCCCCCCGGCCTATCTGCCAAGCTTGATGCCCTGGCTCTACCGGTTCTGGCGCGCAGGCAACCCGCGCGGCTTGGAGTCCTCCCTTTCTGCGCAGGCCACACTGATGGCGCATGCCGAACGCTCTTGGGACGGGTTGGTTGCACGCGCCGGCGTTCAGGGGATGGTCCGATCAGATGGTTCGCTTGAATTTTATGAGAGCGAGAACGAGTTGCAGGCCGCTGCATTGGGCTGGGCTGCGCGCGACCGGTTCGGCATCCCCTATCGCCATCTGAAGCGAGACGAGATCGAACACTATCAGCCCGGACTTTCGCCCCGGTTCGTGGCTGCTACCTTTGTGCCGGGTTGGAAGACAGTGAGCGATCCCCGCGATTTCGGTCGGGCGCTTTGGGCATACGCGGAAGCAAGAGGCGCGCAGTTTATCAAGGGCAGGGTCGAAACGCTGGGTGCTGACGCAGCGGGCACGATAGTCGCGCTGGCCGACGGCCGAACACTTGTCGCAAACCACCTTGTCCTAGCTGCGGGCGCATGGTCGCACCGGCTTGCCGCACAGCTGGGGGAAAAATTTCCTCTTGAGACCGAACGCGGATATAATACGACGCTACCCGTTGAGGCCTTTGATGTGCGGCGGCAGCTCATCTTTTCCGGCCATGGCTTTGTCATCACGCCGCTTGCCACGGGGTTGCGTGTCGGTGGTGCGGTCGAGTTTGGCGGGCTGGAACGAAAACCCAATTTCGCCCGATCGAGAGCGATGCTGGAAAAGGCAAAGCGCTTTTTGCCGGGGCTGGAGACTAGTGGTGGCCGTGAATGGATGGGGTTTCGTCCGTCGCTGCCCGATTCGCTGCCTGTAATTGGGCGCGCAAAATATCATTCCAACATCGTCTATGCATTCGGACACGGTCATCTTGGCTTGACGCAGGCTGCGGCCACCGGCAGCCTTGTGTGCGATCTGTTGATCGGCCAAAAGTCGGCAATCGATATTGCACCTTTTTCCCCGCAACGGTTCTAG
- a CDS encoding branched-chain amino acid ABC transporter permease, translated as MEYFVQQLINGLTLGSIYGLIAIGYTMVYGIIGMINFAHGDIFMVGSFGALITFLVLIGLGLGSLPVVIALLIMMVVAMLLTSLYNWTIEKLAYRPLRGSFRLAPLITAIGMSIVLSNFVQVTQGPRNKPIPPMISKVYEVYGISISAKQIVIVVVTVLLLAIFWYLVNKTSLGRAQRACEQDRKMAALLGVDVDRTISITFVMGASLAAVAGTLYLMYYGVVVFSDGFVPGVKAFTAAVLGGIGSIPGAVLGGLLIGFIESMWSAYFSIDYKDVAAFSILAIVLIFMPSGLMGRPEVEKV; from the coding sequence ATGGAATATTTCGTCCAGCAGCTTATAAACGGGCTGACGCTGGGGTCCATCTATGGCCTGATCGCAATCGGCTATACGATGGTTTACGGCATCATCGGCATGATCAATTTCGCCCATGGCGATATTTTCATGGTCGGCTCCTTTGGAGCGTTGATCACATTTCTCGTTCTGATCGGACTTGGCCTTGGTTCGTTGCCGGTCGTGATCGCGTTGTTGATCATGATGGTCGTGGCGATGCTGCTTACGAGTCTTTACAACTGGACCATTGAAAAGTTGGCCTACCGGCCGCTGCGCGGTTCTTTCCGACTGGCGCCGTTGATTACTGCCATCGGCATGTCGATCGTCTTGTCCAATTTCGTTCAAGTTACGCAGGGTCCGCGCAACAAGCCGATCCCCCCGATGATTTCCAAAGTCTATGAAGTTTACGGCATCAGCATTTCGGCCAAGCAGATTGTGATCGTAGTCGTGACTGTGCTGCTACTGGCTATCTTCTGGTACCTGGTCAACAAGACGTCGCTAGGGCGGGCGCAGCGCGCCTGCGAGCAGGATCGAAAGATGGCGGCGCTGCTTGGCGTCGATGTCGACCGCACCATCTCCATCACGTTCGTTATGGGCGCTTCGCTCGCTGCCGTCGCCGGCACGCTCTACCTCATGTATTATGGTGTCGTGGTTTTTTCCGACGGATTCGTACCCGGTGTCAAAGCCTTCACTGCAGCGGTGCTGGGGGGCATCGGCTCCATTCCAGGTGCGGTACTCGGCGGCCTGTTGATCGGCTTTATCGAGAGCATGTGGTCGGCCTACTTCTCCATCGATTACAAGGACGTCGCGGCGTTTTCCATCCTCGCGATCGTGCTGATCTTCATGCCCTCCGGCCTTATGGGCCGCCCGGAAGTCGAAAAGGTATAA
- a CDS encoding CoA-acylating methylmalonate-semialdehyde dehydrogenase has protein sequence MVTYGHFIGGKNVAGTSGRQQDVMQPMDGSVRGSVALASASELDAAVQNAKEAQRGWAATNPQRRVRVLMKFLELVNREYDSLAELLAREHGKTIADAKGDIQRGLEVVEVCIGAPHMMKGEFTDGAGPGIDVYSMRQPLGVVAGITPFNFPAMIPLWKIAPAIACGNAFILKPSERDPGVPMRIAELFVEAGLPEGVLNVVNGDKEVVDAILDHPDVKAIGFVGSTPIAQYIYSRGCANGKRVQCFGGAKNHAIIMPDADLDQTVDALIGAGYGSAGERCMAISVAVPVGKETADRLMEKLIPRVESLKVGPSTDSSADFGPLVTQQALERVKNYVDIGVKEGATLAVDGRGFSMQGYENGYYMGGCLFDDVTADMRIYKEEIFGPVLSVVRAQNYEKAIQFANEHEMGNGVAIFTRDGDAARDFASRVQVGMVGINVPIPVPIAYYTFGGWKGSSFGDLNQHGPDAFRFYTKTKTVTSRWPSGIKDGAEFVIPTMN, from the coding sequence ATGGTCACGTACGGACATTTTATCGGTGGCAAGAATGTTGCCGGCACTAGCGGGCGCCAGCAGGACGTCATGCAGCCCATGGACGGCTCGGTTCGTGGGAGCGTCGCGCTTGCCTCGGCCAGCGAGCTGGATGCGGCGGTGCAGAACGCCAAGGAAGCGCAGCGTGGTTGGGCTGCCACCAATCCGCAGCGGCGCGTGCGCGTGTTGATGAAGTTTCTGGAACTGGTCAACCGGGAGTATGACTCGCTGGCCGAGCTTCTGGCGCGCGAGCATGGCAAGACCATCGCCGATGCCAAGGGCGATATTCAGCGTGGGCTTGAGGTCGTCGAGGTGTGTATTGGTGCGCCCCATATGATGAAGGGCGAATTTACCGACGGTGCCGGCCCCGGCATCGACGTTTATTCCATGCGCCAGCCGCTTGGGGTGGTCGCCGGCATCACGCCTTTCAACTTTCCTGCCATGATCCCGTTGTGGAAGATCGCCCCAGCGATCGCGTGCGGCAACGCCTTTATTCTGAAGCCTTCAGAACGCGATCCGGGCGTGCCGATGCGTATCGCAGAGCTTTTTGTCGAGGCCGGTCTGCCGGAGGGCGTCCTTAACGTCGTGAATGGTGACAAGGAAGTGGTGGATGCCATTCTGGATCACCCGGATGTCAAAGCTATCGGGTTTGTCGGCTCAACGCCGATTGCGCAGTACATCTATTCGCGAGGCTGCGCCAACGGCAAACGCGTACAGTGTTTCGGTGGCGCCAAGAACCACGCCATTATTATGCCAGATGCCGATTTGGATCAGACCGTGGATGCGTTGATCGGCGCCGGTTACGGTTCGGCTGGCGAGCGCTGCATGGCGATCTCGGTTGCAGTTCCGGTTGGCAAGGAAACAGCGGACCGGCTGATGGAAAAGCTCATCCCGCGTGTGGAGAGCCTGAAAGTCGGTCCTTCGACGGACTCATCTGCCGATTTCGGTCCGCTGGTAACCCAGCAAGCGCTCGAGCGGGTGAAAAACTATGTCGATATCGGCGTCAAAGAAGGCGCGACGCTTGCCGTTGATGGGCGCGGATTTTCCATGCAGGGTTATGAGAATGGCTACTACATGGGAGGCTGCCTGTTTGACGATGTTACCGCCGACATGCGCATCTACAAGGAAGAAATCTTTGGGCCGGTGCTTTCGGTGGTGCGCGCGCAGAACTACGAAAAAGCAATACAGTTCGCCAACGAGCATGAAATGGGCAACGGCGTTGCCATCTTCACCAGAGACGGCGATGCGGCGCGCGATTTTGCCAGCCGCGTGCAGGTTGGCATGGTTGGCATCAATGTACCCATCCCAGTGCCGATTGCCTATTACACTTTTGGTGGCTGGAAGGGCTCAAGCTTCGGCGATCTCAACCAGCATGGTCCGGATGCGTTCCGCTTCTACACCAAAACCAAGACAGTTACCTCGCGTTGGCCTTCTGGCATCAAGGACGGCGCCGAGTTTGTCATCCCGACGATGAACTGA
- a CDS encoding dihydrodipicolinate synthase family protein produces MWSGVFPAVTTKFTEDDRLDHAEMERCFALQMEAGCDGIIVAGSLGEGPMLSHDEKLSVMETARKVAGNKPVMLTVNEAGTREAAEMARRAAKAGADGLMIVPSPIYHTNPDETVAALKAVAAAGGVPVMIYSNRVAYRVDVTIEVMEALASDPLFVAIKESSDDIRRSTEIINHFGDRFDLFTGVDNLAFEALSVGAIGWVAGLVTAFPRETVAIYQLMKEGRRDEALAIYRWFRPLLDLDVSSYLVQNIKLAEVLAIGTNDRVRMPRQPLTGERRKAAERIVRDALAVRPELPAFGLAKAA; encoded by the coding sequence ATGTGGAGCGGAGTTTTTCCGGCGGTAACGACCAAGTTCACAGAGGATGATCGCCTTGATCATGCCGAGATGGAGCGCTGCTTTGCGCTGCAGATGGAAGCCGGTTGCGATGGCATCATCGTCGCCGGTTCTCTGGGTGAGGGACCGATGCTGAGTCATGACGAAAAGCTCTCGGTGATGGAAACAGCGCGCAAGGTCGCCGGAAACAAGCCGGTGATGCTCACCGTCAACGAGGCGGGCACACGTGAGGCCGCGGAGATGGCGCGCCGGGCTGCCAAAGCGGGAGCCGATGGCCTGATGATTGTACCGAGCCCCATCTACCACACCAACCCCGACGAGACGGTTGCTGCCTTGAAAGCGGTTGCCGCTGCCGGCGGGGTGCCGGTAATGATTTACTCCAACCGCGTTGCCTACCGGGTGGATGTCACTATCGAGGTGATGGAGGCGCTTGCTTCCGACCCGCTTTTTGTAGCGATTAAAGAATCGTCGGATGACATCCGTCGCTCGACCGAGATCATCAATCATTTCGGTGACCGGTTTGACCTTTTCACTGGCGTCGATAATCTCGCCTTTGAAGCGCTTTCTGTTGGTGCCATCGGCTGGGTAGCAGGCTTGGTCACGGCGTTTCCGCGCGAGACGGTGGCGATATATCAACTGATGAAGGAAGGCCGTCGCGACGAAGCGCTTGCTATATATCGATGGTTCCGGCCTTTGCTTGATCTCGATGTGTCCAGTTATCTGGTTCAGAACATCAAGCTGGCAGAGGTGCTCGCCATCGGTACCAATGACCGCGTGCGGATGCCACGCCAGCCGCTTACAGGTGAGCGACGCAAGGCAGCCGAGAGAATCGTCAGGGATGCACTTGCAGTGCGGCCGGAACTGCCCGCATTCGGGTTGGCGAAAGCGGCGTAA
- a CDS encoding GntR family transcriptional regulator: MSPDISKIYEIWSTPLLDEPATFTESVTSRAYRALERMIVTLELAPASITTEGALIELVGLGRTPVREAIQRLAWEGLVEVRPRSGIAIGAIHPADWLRVIDARRGVEIILARAAARYVTRGAAEQLYDAGMAMQKAVVAGNVIAFLEADKALDETMATASDNPFAARLAAPLQTHSRRFWFRFQADSGLAPAAEHHVSLIRAIVDGDMQGAGNEADRLMGLLRANAETVARR; this comes from the coding sequence ATGAGCCCTGATATATCAAAAATATATGAGATATGGAGCACTCCCTTGCTGGATGAACCCGCAACTTTTACGGAATCGGTCACGTCGCGGGCTTACCGCGCGCTAGAACGCATGATCGTAACGCTGGAACTGGCGCCGGCATCGATCACCACTGAGGGCGCGCTAATCGAACTGGTCGGGCTTGGCCGCACGCCGGTGCGCGAAGCAATCCAGCGATTAGCTTGGGAAGGGCTTGTCGAGGTTCGACCGCGTTCGGGCATCGCGATTGGGGCCATCCACCCCGCAGATTGGCTTCGCGTCATTGATGCAAGACGCGGCGTCGAGATCATTCTGGCGCGTGCCGCCGCCCGCTATGTAACACGCGGAGCTGCCGAGCAACTGTACGACGCTGGGATGGCAATGCAGAAAGCCGTTGTTGCAGGAAACGTCATCGCATTTCTTGAAGCCGATAAGGCTCTCGACGAAACTATGGCCACGGCTTCCGACAACCCGTTCGCCGCACGGCTGGCGGCACCCTTGCAGACCCACAGCCGCCGCTTCTGGTTTCGCTTCCAGGCCGATTCAGGCCTCGCTCCAGCAGCCGAACACCATGTCAGCCTGATTCGGGCGATCGTTGATGGAGACATGCAAGGAGCCGGAAATGAGGCAGACCGGCTGATGGGCCTGCTTCGAGCCAACGCAGAAACCGTTGCCAGGCGGTAG
- a CDS encoding LysR family transcriptional regulator, giving the protein MNWDDIRVFLAVARSGQILGAAKRLGLNHATVSRRIASLEEALNTKLFRRLTTGSETTPAGDKFLIVAERMEAEMIAARADISGEGDEISGTVRIGAPDGFGVAFLARRLGILATSYPELSIQLVPVPKSFSLSRREADIAITVERPTEGRLVASKLVDYSLGLYASKSYFEAYGLPQNAADLSRHRLVGYVPDLIASASLDYSGEFMSDWQTKFSISSALGQVEAVRAGAGIGILHAFIARDHAELVALAGMPTIRRAYWLVYHDSVRRLRRIQIVAQFIASAVEKERALFL; this is encoded by the coding sequence ATGAATTGGGATGATATTCGCGTATTCTTGGCGGTCGCTCGCTCCGGCCAAATTCTTGGCGCGGCCAAGCGGCTGGGCCTGAACCACGCCACCGTGTCGCGCCGTATTGCCAGCCTGGAGGAAGCGCTTAATACAAAACTGTTCCGCCGCCTGACCACCGGGAGCGAAACAACCCCCGCGGGTGACAAATTCCTCATAGTGGCAGAGCGTATGGAAGCCGAGATGATCGCTGCGCGTGCAGATATTTCCGGCGAAGGCGACGAGATTTCAGGGACCGTGCGGATAGGCGCACCAGATGGCTTTGGCGTAGCCTTTCTGGCCCGCCGGCTGGGTATTCTGGCGACAAGTTATCCCGAACTCTCCATCCAGCTCGTTCCGGTGCCTAAATCCTTCTCACTGTCACGCCGTGAAGCCGACATAGCCATCACGGTGGAACGTCCAACAGAGGGTCGGCTCGTCGCTTCAAAACTGGTTGATTACTCGCTCGGCCTCTACGCGTCTAAATCCTATTTCGAAGCGTACGGCTTACCGCAGAATGCAGCCGACCTCTCCCGCCATCGCCTGGTCGGGTACGTGCCCGATCTGATCGCCAGCGCTTCGCTCGACTATTCCGGTGAATTCATGAGCGATTGGCAAACGAAATTTTCGATCTCCTCGGCGCTGGGGCAGGTGGAGGCGGTGCGCGCAGGTGCAGGTATTGGCATTCTTCATGCGTTCATCGCCCGAGACCACGCCGAGCTTGTTGCGCTTGCTGGTATGCCAACTATCCGACGCGCCTATTGGCTGGTCTACCACGACAGCGTGCGCCGGCTGCGTCGCATCCAGATCGTCGCACAGTTCATCGCGAGCGCTGTAGAAAAAGAACGCGCCTTGTTTCTGTGA
- a CDS encoding 4-hydroxyproline epimerase has protein sequence MARHSFHCIDGHTCGNPVRLVAGGGPLLKGDTMMERRAHFLAEYDWIRTGLMFEPRGHDMMSGSILYPPTREDCDIAILFIETSGCLPMCGHGTIGTVTFALENGLVKPKTQGTLRLDTPAGLVVAQYRQDGDYVEEVRITNVPSFLYAEGLSVECPVLGALTVDVAYGGNFYAIIEPQQNFRDMADYTAGDLVAWSPLLRKRLNEAYEFVHPENTAIKGLSHILWTGAASQQGADARNAVFYGDKAIDRSPCGTGTSARMAQLHAKGRLAVGANFVHESIIGSLFYGRVEQEVPIANGQGIVPSIGGWARLTGYNTIFIDDRDPFARGFVVN, from the coding sequence ATGGCACGGCATTCCTTCCACTGCATTGACGGCCACACATGCGGCAATCCCGTGCGGCTGGTTGCCGGCGGCGGACCGTTGCTGAAGGGTGATACGATGATGGAAAGGCGCGCGCATTTTCTGGCCGAGTATGACTGGATCCGTACCGGTTTGATGTTTGAACCGCGCGGCCACGACATGATGTCTGGTTCTATCCTATATCCGCCGACACGCGAGGATTGCGACATCGCCATCCTGTTTATAGAGACATCGGGCTGCCTGCCTATGTGTGGCCACGGCACCATTGGCACTGTCACCTTTGCGCTGGAAAACGGGCTGGTGAAGCCGAAGACGCAGGGGACGCTGAGGCTCGACACCCCAGCGGGATTGGTCGTAGCCCAATACAGGCAGGACGGCGACTATGTTGAAGAGGTTCGGATTACCAATGTCCCAAGCTTTCTTTACGCCGAGGGGCTTTCGGTCGAATGTCCGGTGCTTGGGGCGCTGACAGTGGATGTCGCTTATGGCGGCAATTTCTACGCCATCATTGAGCCACAGCAGAATTTTCGAGACATGGCGGACTACACAGCAGGCGATCTCGTGGCGTGGAGCCCGCTTCTGCGCAAACGCCTCAACGAAGCCTATGAGTTCGTCCATCCAGAAAATACGGCTATTAAGGGCTTGTCCCACATATTGTGGACCGGGGCTGCGAGCCAGCAGGGAGCGGATGCCCGCAATGCGGTGTTTTACGGCGATAAGGCCATTGATCGTTCGCCGTGCGGAACAGGAACTTCAGCGCGCATGGCGCAACTTCACGCCAAGGGAAGGCTCGCGGTGGGGGCAAACTTCGTGCACGAATCCATCATCGGATCTCTGTTTTACGGCAGGGTCGAGCAGGAAGTGCCCATAGCCAACGGGCAAGGGATTGTTCCGTCCATTGGCGGTTGGGCTCGTTTAACCGGCTACAACACGATCTTCATCGATGATCGGGATCCATTTGCGCGCGGTTTTGTCGTCAATTGA
- the livM gene encoding high-affinity branched-chain amino acid ABC transporter permease LivM, producing the protein MAVSHVAPDKAESTVFAKALREGLYAGIIALGLFVLLVGLKTDQNIRNELVVVQRWGMLAIMVAIAAVGRFLYVAYVLPAVARRSSAKARVKTAVMGEPTFLSRHGQTLGLVFLFLFPAIVISMTGIQGSLKWIDNFGIQILIYVMLAWGLNIVVGLAGLLDLGYVAFYAVGAYSYALLGTEFGWSFWILLPAAGAMAAMWGVILGFPVLRLRGDYLAIVTLAFGEIIRLVLINWREVTNGVSGISGIPKISFFGLFSFNVSDPDYISKVFDIPQSGVYYKIFLYYLILLLCLLTAFVTMRLRRMPVGRAWEALREDEIACRSLGINTTTTKLTAFATGAMFGGFAGSFFAARQGFVSPESFIFLESAVILAIVVLGGMGSLTGIAIAAAVMIGGTEILREMQFLKLVFGPDFTPELYRMLLFGIAMVVVMVWKPRGFVGSRQPTAFLRKSKAVSSDFTKEGHG; encoded by the coding sequence ATGGCCGTATCCCACGTCGCACCGGACAAGGCTGAAAGCACAGTGTTTGCCAAAGCCCTCCGGGAGGGCCTTTATGCGGGAATTATCGCATTAGGGCTCTTCGTCCTCCTAGTCGGGCTGAAAACCGACCAGAACATCCGTAACGAGCTTGTTGTTGTCCAGCGCTGGGGAATGCTGGCTATCATGGTCGCCATCGCTGCTGTGGGGCGCTTCCTCTACGTCGCCTACGTCCTGCCGGCGGTAGCGCGGCGAAGCTCAGCCAAGGCGCGCGTAAAGACCGCTGTGATGGGAGAGCCGACCTTCCTGTCACGCCATGGGCAGACTCTCGGCCTTGTCTTCCTGTTCCTGTTTCCGGCTATCGTCATTTCAATGACCGGCATCCAGGGCTCGTTGAAATGGATTGACAATTTCGGCATCCAGATACTGATCTATGTGATGCTGGCTTGGGGCTTGAACATCGTCGTCGGGCTCGCTGGCCTGCTCGATCTCGGCTACGTCGCCTTCTATGCAGTGGGGGCATATTCCTACGCACTGCTTGGCACGGAGTTCGGCTGGTCGTTCTGGATTCTTTTGCCAGCGGCTGGCGCGATGGCTGCCATGTGGGGTGTCATCCTCGGCTTCCCAGTGTTGCGATTGCGCGGGGACTATCTGGCGATTGTCACATTGGCGTTCGGCGAAATCATCCGTCTGGTTCTGATCAACTGGCGCGAAGTTACAAATGGCGTGTCTGGTATATCCGGCATTCCCAAGATAAGCTTTTTTGGCCTCTTCTCCTTTAATGTGTCTGACCCGGACTACATCTCCAAGGTTTTCGACATCCCGCAATCGGGCGTCTACTACAAGATATTCCTCTATTATCTGATCCTGCTTTTGTGCCTACTCACGGCGTTTGTTACTATGCGTCTCAGGCGTATGCCGGTCGGGCGGGCCTGGGAGGCACTGCGCGAGGATGAAATCGCCTGCCGATCGCTGGGTATCAATACGACGACTACCAAGCTTACTGCCTTCGCAACCGGCGCGATGTTTGGCGGATTTGCCGGGTCATTCTTTGCAGCGCGACAGGGCTTTGTTAGCCCTGAGTCTTTTATCTTCCTGGAATCGGCAGTCATTCTGGCCATTGTTGTGTTGGGTGGAATGGGCTCGTTGACAGGCATTGCCATAGCCGCTGCCGTGATGATCGGAGGCACCGAAATTCTGCGCGAGATGCAGTTCCTCAAACTTGTCTTCGGGCCTGACTTTACGCCGGAACTTTACCGCATGCTGCTCTTTGGTATTGCGATGGTGGTGGTTATGGTTTGGAAGCCTCGCGGGTTCGTTGGCAGTCGACAACCCACGGCCTTCCTGCGCAAGAGCAAGGCCGTATCCAGCGACTTTACCAAAGAGGGACACGGCTGA
- a CDS encoding ATP-binding cassette domain-containing protein, whose translation MAKAEKPVKDAILKVEHLSMKFGGLVAIGDLSFEARRGEITALIGPNGAGKTTVFNCITGFYKPTEGMITMTRKGGETYLLERMPDFQITAKAKVARTFQNIRLFSGMTVLENLLVAQHNKLMVASGYTFLGLLGIGSYAKASEKSVELAKFWLEKAELIDRADDPAGDLPYGAQRRLEIARAMCTGPELLCLDEPAAGLNPRESAALNALLNDVKDTTGTSILLIEHDMSVVMEISDHVVVLEYGRKISDGDPTSVKNDPKVIAAYLGVDDDEVETALTEVGDEDVIEKFDAEPDRAHGPRSSSSMMAGAVSDTIGHSDSHGERITVSRSASKSGQVEARAARASGALSAKAATSAKKHSTAAASKASASAKPPVTGKPAKPSAAASAKTLSNTLKAPRGGKADRLVDIKGIGPVNERKLNQHGIFHFDQIAAWKKSDIEAAEAYLAFDGRIEREDWRSQAKVLAKQSAALANTTKRGGRK comes from the coding sequence ATGGCCAAGGCGGAAAAACCCGTGAAAGACGCCATCCTCAAGGTTGAGCATCTTTCGATGAAGTTCGGCGGGCTCGTGGCCATTGGCGATCTGTCCTTCGAGGCCAGGCGCGGGGAGATCACCGCGCTGATCGGCCCCAACGGAGCCGGCAAGACTACGGTCTTCAATTGCATCACTGGTTTCTACAAGCCAACTGAGGGGATGATCACCATGACCCGCAAGGGCGGTGAAACTTACCTTTTGGAGCGGATGCCCGATTTCCAGATCACCGCCAAGGCGAAGGTCGCCCGGACCTTCCAGAATATCCGTCTGTTCTCGGGAATGACGGTTCTGGAAAACCTTCTGGTTGCCCAACACAACAAGCTTATGGTGGCGTCGGGCTATACGTTCCTTGGACTTCTGGGCATAGGCAGCTATGCCAAGGCATCCGAAAAGTCGGTCGAACTGGCAAAATTCTGGCTCGAAAAAGCTGAACTTATTGATCGCGCCGATGATCCGGCGGGGGATCTTCCCTATGGTGCACAACGCCGGCTGGAAATTGCCCGCGCTATGTGCACGGGGCCGGAGCTCCTTTGCCTCGACGAGCCTGCGGCAGGGCTAAACCCGCGCGAGTCCGCCGCACTGAACGCGCTACTCAACGACGTCAAGGACACGACGGGCACATCAATCCTGCTGATCGAGCACGACATGTCGGTGGTCATGGAAATTTCAGACCATGTCGTGGTGCTGGAATACGGTCGCAAGATCTCCGATGGCGACCCGACATCAGTCAAGAACGATCCCAAAGTAATCGCGGCATATCTTGGCGTCGACGATGATGAGGTGGAGACTGCACTCACAGAAGTTGGCGATGAAGATGTCATCGAAAAATTCGATGCTGAGCCGGATCGCGCACACGGCCCAAGATCGTCCTCTTCAATGATGGCGGGGGCTGTGAGCGACACGATCGGCCACAGCGATTCGCATGGTGAGCGTATTACGGTCTCCCGTAGCGCATCCAAGTCGGGCCAAGTGGAAGCGCGCGCAGCGCGCGCCAGCGGTGCTCTGTCAGCCAAAGCGGCAACGTCTGCCAAAAAACATTCTACGGCCGCAGCGTCCAAGGCGTCCGCTTCGGCAAAACCTCCCGTAACTGGCAAACCTGCCAAGCCTTCAGCTGCTGCCTCAGCAAAAACGTTGTCCAACACGTTGAAAGCACCGCGTGGCGGCAAGGCTGACCGCCTCGTCGACATCAAGGGCATTGGGCCGGTCAACGAGCGCAAGCTCAATCAACACGGCATCTTCCATTTTGATCAGATTGCAGCGTGGAAGAAGTCCGATATCGAGGCAGCAGAAGCCTATCTGGCTTTTGACGGTCGCATCGAGCGCGAAGATTGGCGCAGCCAGGCCAAGGTTCTGGCGAAGCAAAGTGCTGCACTAGCCAATACCACCAAGCGCGGGGGACGCAAATAA